The Sphingomonas sanxanigenens DSM 19645 = NX02 genome includes a region encoding these proteins:
- a CDS encoding TRAP transporter small permease: MTPESTLEDSAPARPLLTRAMLAIGSAGLLSAMATDALAVAGRHAGVRLLGAIEIVQACIVLIATSAIMLATLVDGHARVHILLERLAPGRANRLLRAADALSALVFLGLAIGSAWLASDLWDAFEWTEILHLPLRWLRLAWILGALAAAIMFARRAVTRRVA, from the coding sequence ATGACCCCGGAATCCACGCTGGAAGACTCCGCACCGGCTCGGCCGCTGCTGACGCGCGCGATGCTGGCGATCGGGTCGGCCGGACTGCTGTCGGCGATGGCGACGGATGCGCTCGCGGTGGCGGGCCGGCATGCCGGCGTCCGCCTGCTCGGCGCGATCGAGATCGTCCAGGCGTGCATCGTGCTGATCGCCACCAGCGCCATCATGCTGGCGACGCTGGTGGACGGCCATGCCCGCGTCCATATTTTGCTCGAACGGCTTGCGCCGGGTCGCGCAAACCGGCTGCTCCGCGCCGCCGATGCGCTCAGCGCTCTGGTGTTCCTGGGCCTGGCGATCGGGTCGGCATGGCTGGCGTCCGATCTGTGGGACGCCTTCGAGTGGACCGAAATCCTGCATCTGCCGCTGCGCTGGCTGCGGCTCGCCTGGATCCTGGGCGCACTGGCGGCGGCGATCATGTTCGCCCGGCGTGCGGTGACGAGGCGTGTCGCATGA
- a CDS encoding CocE/NonD family hydrolase: MATRRLPSVRLRIAASVAAAGLTTTPVVGQTDHMTPIADDPAMVRNSFYLPVRDGTRLAVNLYRPADRGMIRDGRFPVVFAFTPYRARYRKDGQVVDLIDSTTFGLRQLVHAGYVVATADVRGKGASFGARRGFLDQTEARDGYDIVQWLAAQPYTTGKVGITGCSYLGGSAMLVAGTRPPALRAVFAAATDLDKYAFVRNGGITAQFNTRPDEPLDVDLASVPVDADPDGRLLKAAVSEHARNTPMAPLWAGMPYRDSVSPLTGTRFWEEVGPYSHLAALRSPQLAWYLWSNWNDEPTEQIIKAAANLNAKMIVGPGSHCEPPKVFDIVGEQRRFFDHYLKGIDNGIDREPRYAWWREQGDGGAMVHRATLPGVGVKRTALYLSPTVNDAPAEVDRGSLAVRTTAAKALPFAADYGVATRDYFEFWPSPLDGRGVTFTSRPLAADATIEGYPVLTVRAAADRPQANLFGYLEEVDAAGKVTMLAFGRLAFSHRKTGKAPYDHLGLPYHSGLKADVAPVTPGQPVELSFALSPRAYTIAAGHRLRVTLTAADPRQRNLAEIRDGLARTLTVYAGPASHIDIPFTTPVRFR, translated from the coding sequence GTGGCGACCCGTCGCTTGCCGTCTGTGCGGCTGCGCATTGCTGCATCCGTTGCTGCCGCCGGGCTGACGACCACGCCCGTGGTCGGGCAGACGGACCACATGACACCCATCGCCGATGATCCGGCGATGGTCCGCAACTCCTTCTATCTGCCTGTGCGCGACGGCACGCGGCTTGCGGTGAACCTCTACCGCCCCGCTGATCGCGGCATGATCCGCGACGGCCGTTTTCCGGTGGTGTTCGCCTTCACCCCCTATCGCGCGCGCTACCGCAAGGATGGGCAGGTCGTCGACCTGATCGACTCGACCACCTTCGGCCTGCGCCAATTGGTGCATGCCGGCTATGTCGTCGCCACGGCCGATGTGCGGGGCAAGGGCGCGTCCTTCGGGGCACGGCGCGGCTTCCTCGACCAGACCGAGGCGCGCGACGGCTACGATATCGTCCAGTGGCTCGCCGCCCAGCCATATACCACCGGCAAGGTGGGCATCACCGGCTGTTCCTATCTGGGAGGCAGCGCGATGCTCGTCGCCGGCACCCGGCCGCCTGCGCTCAGAGCAGTGTTCGCGGCAGCAACCGACCTCGACAAATATGCCTTCGTCCGCAACGGCGGCATCACGGCGCAATTCAACACGCGCCCGGACGAACCGCTCGACGTCGACCTCGCCAGCGTGCCGGTCGATGCCGACCCCGACGGCCGCCTGCTGAAAGCCGCGGTGTCGGAACATGCGCGCAACACGCCGATGGCGCCGCTGTGGGCAGGGATGCCCTATCGCGACAGCGTCTCACCGCTCACCGGGACGCGCTTCTGGGAAGAGGTCGGCCCCTACTCGCATCTGGCGGCGCTGCGTAGCCCGCAGCTTGCCTGGTATCTCTGGAGCAACTGGAACGACGAGCCCACCGAGCAGATCATCAAGGCGGCCGCCAATCTTAACGCGAAGATGATCGTCGGGCCGGGCAGCCATTGCGAGCCGCCCAAGGTGTTCGACATCGTCGGCGAGCAGCGCCGCTTCTTCGACCATTATCTGAAGGGCATCGATAACGGCATCGACCGCGAGCCGCGCTACGCCTGGTGGCGCGAGCAGGGCGATGGCGGAGCGATGGTCCATCGCGCGACGCTCCCCGGCGTCGGGGTGAAGCGCACCGCGCTCTATCTGTCGCCGACCGTCAATGACGCCCCGGCAGAGGTCGACCGCGGCAGCCTTGCGGTCCGCACGACCGCCGCCAAGGCGCTGCCCTTCGCTGCGGATTATGGCGTTGCCACCAGGGATTATTTCGAGTTCTGGCCGAGCCCGCTGGACGGCAGGGGCGTCACCTTCACCAGCCGCCCGCTCGCTGCCGATGCCACGATCGAAGGCTATCCGGTGCTCACCGTCCGAGCCGCTGCCGATCGACCGCAGGCCAATCTGTTCGGTTACCTCGAAGAGGTCGACGCCGCCGGCAAGGTGACGATGCTTGCGTTCGGCCGCCTCGCCTTCAGCCACCGCAAGACCGGCAAGGCGCCCTACGATCATCTCGGCCTGCCCTATCATTCCGGCCTGAAGGCCGACGTCGCACCGGTCACACCCGGCCAGCCGGTCGAACTCTCCTTCGCGCTGTCCCCCCGCGCCTACACGATCGCCGCCGGCCATCGCCTGCGAGTCACGCTGACCGCCGCCGATCCGCGCCAGCGCAACCTCGCCGAGATCCGCGACGGTCTCGCCCGCACCCTTACCGTCTACGCCGGGCCCGCCTCGCACATCGACATTCCGTTCACGACACCCGTCCGCTTTCGCTGA
- a CDS encoding CaiB/BaiF CoA transferase family protein, whose protein sequence is MTNPELSPPRPLEGLRVIDLTRALAGPYATLLLAGLGAEVIKVEDPRGGDLARENSPYVGRDGVTVERAHADDVSISHLSRARGKQGVSLNLKAPGAQQLFQDLCRNADIVVENFTAGTADRLGVGYAAAREANPAIVYCSLSGFGADAPEGGKAMDVIIQALSGAMYTSGDPDAPPVRMGIPIADMLAPVFAVIGILAALEQRHRTGQGQHIDVSMLGALTSFVAIENWAALAAAGMPARTGLTVQRLSPFGVFECADGYVALVAVHEKLARGLFQAMGAPEMSDDPRFASRDARVANAVALEAKIAAWSRTLPTAEAVRLLEAQGVPAAPVRHPEEALTDPRVMARVETMAIAHPRYPHQADLRTSGIPIRFSEARTGFDETLPIAIGEHNRQIYGDLLGYDAARLEQLAKQGVI, encoded by the coding sequence ATGACCAATCCAGAACTCTCCCCACCCCGGCCCCTGGAGGGCCTTCGCGTCATCGATTTGACCCGTGCGCTTGCCGGCCCCTATGCGACTTTGCTCCTCGCCGGTCTCGGCGCCGAGGTGATCAAGGTGGAAGACCCGCGCGGCGGCGACCTCGCGCGCGAGAACAGTCCCTATGTCGGCCGTGACGGCGTTACCGTCGAGCGCGCGCATGCCGACGACGTGTCGATATCCCACCTCTCCCGCGCGCGGGGCAAGCAGGGCGTGTCGCTCAACCTGAAGGCGCCGGGCGCGCAACAGCTGTTCCAGGACCTTTGCCGTAACGCCGACATCGTCGTCGAGAACTTCACCGCCGGTACCGCCGACCGCCTGGGCGTCGGCTACGCGGCCGCGCGTGAGGCAAACCCGGCGATCGTCTATTGCTCGCTCTCCGGCTTCGGCGCCGACGCACCCGAAGGCGGCAAGGCGATGGACGTGATCATCCAGGCCTTGTCGGGCGCGATGTATACCAGCGGCGATCCCGACGCGCCGCCGGTGCGCATGGGCATTCCGATCGCCGACATGCTGGCGCCGGTGTTCGCGGTAATCGGCATCCTCGCCGCGCTCGAGCAGCGCCATCGCACCGGCCAGGGCCAGCATATCGACGTGTCGATGCTCGGCGCGCTCACCTCCTTCGTCGCGATCGAGAACTGGGCGGCGCTGGCCGCGGCCGGTATGCCTGCACGCACCGGCCTCACCGTCCAGCGGCTGTCGCCCTTCGGCGTGTTCGAATGCGCCGACGGCTATGTCGCCCTGGTCGCCGTGCACGAAAAGCTGGCGCGTGGCCTGTTCCAGGCGATGGGCGCTCCCGAGATGAGCGACGATCCGCGCTTCGCGAGCCGGGATGCGCGCGTCGCCAACGCTGTTGCACTCGAGGCGAAGATCGCCGCCTGGTCGAGGACATTGCCCACCGCCGAGGCGGTGCGGTTGCTGGAAGCGCAAGGCGTGCCGGCCGCCCCGGTGCGGCATCCCGAGGAAGCGCTCACCGATCCGCGTGTGATGGCGCGGGTCGAGACCATGGCCATCGCCCATCCGCGCTACCCGCATCAGGCGGACCTGCGCACTTCGGGCATTCCAATCCGCTTCTCCGAAGCGCGTACGGGCTTCGACGAGACGCTGCCCATCGCTATCGGCGAGCATAACCGGCAGATCTATGGCGACCTGCTCGGCTATGATGCAGCGCGGCTGGAGCAACTCGCCAAGCAGGGTGTGATCTGA
- a CDS encoding TolC family protein, translating to MRRRPDVIAAERTLAASNARIGVAVSEFYPKISLGGLLGTATTAAGGLFTGNATQANGALGLRWRLFDFGRVDAEIKAAKGRNTEALAAYRLTVLGASQDVEDAFSILVQQEARAATLAQGETSLTRARSASFAAYKAGVASLIEVIDADRRLLETRDGAIQARAAASRGAVASFRALGGGWDPVPVTNEAMFSIRSLRKCFED from the coding sequence TTGCGCCGCCGACCCGATGTCATCGCGGCGGAACGGACGCTCGCAGCTTCGAACGCGCGGATCGGGGTCGCTGTCTCCGAATTTTATCCAAAGATCTCTCTCGGTGGCCTGCTTGGCACGGCGACGACGGCGGCAGGCGGTCTGTTCACCGGCAACGCGACGCAAGCCAACGGCGCGTTGGGCTTGCGCTGGCGTCTGTTCGACTTTGGCCGCGTCGATGCCGAGATCAAGGCTGCCAAAGGCCGCAATACCGAGGCACTGGCTGCCTACCGCCTGACCGTGCTGGGCGCATCACAGGATGTCGAAGATGCGTTCTCTATTCTGGTGCAGCAGGAGGCACGCGCCGCTACTCTGGCCCAGGGTGAGACATCGCTCACGCGCGCACGCAGCGCTTCGTTTGCGGCTTATAAGGCCGGGGTCGCCAGTCTGATCGAAGTAATCGATGCGGACCGCCGTCTGCTCGAGACCCGGGACGGCGCGATCCAGGCGCGCGCCGCGGCGAGCCGCGGGGCGGTCGCATCGTTCCGGGCGCTGGGTGGGGGCTGGGATCCGGTTCCAGTGACGAACGAAGCCATGTTTTCGATTCGTTCTCTTCGAAAATGCTTCGAAGATTGA
- a CDS encoding MarR family winged helix-turn-helix transcriptional regulator, whose amino-acid sequence MDDASIAPVQSQTEGDLELGRLGDFVGFRLRRIQNQLSREFAKVTDKYQLRQGLFSALAIISANPGLSQIMLAREVGLDKSLAVMVVDELEARGWAERRRSPVDRRRHALYTTEAGEAWLTEMFAALELVEHDVLDALGEADRILLNGILDRVYKTCFRG is encoded by the coding sequence ATGGATGACGCTTCGATTGCCCCTGTGCAGAGCCAAACCGAGGGGGATCTCGAACTTGGCCGCCTCGGCGACTTCGTCGGCTTCCGCCTCCGGCGGATCCAGAACCAGCTGTCGCGCGAATTCGCCAAGGTGACGGACAAATATCAGCTCCGTCAGGGGCTGTTCTCCGCCCTTGCGATCATCTCGGCCAATCCGGGCTTGTCGCAGATCATGCTCGCGCGCGAGGTCGGGCTCGACAAGTCGCTTGCGGTGATGGTGGTCGACGAACTGGAGGCGCGCGGCTGGGCGGAACGCCGCCGCTCGCCGGTCGACCGGCGCCGGCACGCGCTCTACACCACCGAAGCCGGAGAGGCCTGGCTGACGGAGATGTTCGCGGCGCTGGAACTGGTCGAGCATGACGTGCTCGACGCGCTCGGCGAGGCCGACCGGATCTTGCTCAACGGCATCCTCGACCGCGTCTACAAGACCTGCTTCCGCGGCTGA
- a CDS encoding TRAP transporter large permease codes for MISPEWAGFAGILVLLGLLGLGVPIGVGLALVGGVGLALLLSPEAALIKAGVIAFDTISRYELGVLPLFVLMAHLCFAAGASRDFFDAAARFVGHRRGGLAMASIGGCAGFGAISGSSLATVATITSVALPEMRKAGYAPSFATGALAAGGTLGSLIPPSGALIVFGIVAEQSIGKLFAAAIVPGLTQALFYIAMIAILCRLHPLLGPPAPRAPWRERWASLRSILDVALLILFVIGGLFIGWFTPTEAASVGCVAALLLCWRRGRLRWRAVATALETTLRTTGMIYIVVIGALLFATFISATGIAALLSNMVIQLDAGPTVAIVAMALALLLLGSFLDGLALMLLTTPIFLPIVDQLGLSPIWFGIFLVRTMEIGFIHPPLGLNVYVIQGIAGDIPLGTIFRGIVPFLLADFLHLALLIAVPALALWLPGVLA; via the coding sequence ATGATCTCTCCCGAATGGGCCGGCTTCGCCGGCATCCTCGTCCTGCTGGGGCTGCTCGGCCTCGGCGTGCCGATCGGCGTCGGGCTGGCGCTGGTCGGCGGCGTCGGCCTGGCGCTGCTGCTCTCGCCCGAGGCGGCGCTGATCAAGGCCGGCGTGATCGCCTTCGACACGATCTCCCGCTACGAACTGGGCGTGCTGCCGCTGTTCGTTCTGATGGCGCACCTGTGCTTCGCCGCGGGCGCGAGCCGGGACTTCTTCGATGCGGCTGCGCGGTTCGTCGGGCATCGCCGCGGCGGCCTGGCAATGGCCTCGATCGGCGGCTGCGCGGGCTTCGGCGCGATCAGCGGATCGAGCCTCGCGACCGTCGCCACCATCACCTCGGTCGCGCTGCCGGAGATGCGCAAGGCAGGCTATGCGCCCTCCTTCGCCACCGGCGCGCTGGCGGCGGGCGGTACGCTCGGCTCGTTGATTCCTCCGTCAGGCGCGCTGATCGTGTTCGGCATCGTCGCGGAACAGTCGATCGGCAAGCTGTTCGCCGCCGCGATCGTCCCGGGGCTCACCCAGGCGCTGTTCTACATCGCCATGATCGCCATTCTCTGCCGCCTGCACCCGCTGCTCGGCCCGCCGGCCCCGCGTGCCCCGTGGCGGGAGCGCTGGGCATCGCTGCGCTCGATCCTGGACGTCGCGCTGCTGATCCTGTTCGTGATCGGGGGATTGTTCATCGGCTGGTTCACGCCCACCGAAGCCGCATCGGTCGGCTGCGTGGCGGCGCTGCTGCTGTGCTGGCGGCGGGGACGCTTGCGCTGGCGCGCGGTGGCGACGGCGCTGGAGACGACGCTGCGCACCACAGGCATGATCTACATCGTCGTGATCGGCGCCTTGCTCTTCGCCACATTCATCAGCGCGACGGGTATCGCGGCGTTGCTTTCCAACATGGTGATCCAGCTCGATGCCGGGCCCACGGTGGCGATCGTGGCGATGGCGCTGGCGCTGCTGCTGCTCGGGTCGTTCCTCGATGGGCTGGCGCTGATGCTGCTGACCACGCCGATCTTCCTGCCGATCGTCGATCAGCTGGGCCTGAGCCCGATCTGGTTCGGCATCTTCCTCGTCCGCACGATGGAGATCGGCTTCATCCACCCGCCGCTCGGCCTCAACGTCTATGTCATCCAGGGCATCGCCGGGGACATTCCGCTGGGTACGATCTTCCGCGGCATCGTGCCGTTCCTGCTGGCGGACTTCCTGCATCTGGCGCTGCTGATCGCGGTGCCGGCGCTGGCTCTGTGGCTACCGGGGGTGCTGGCATGA
- the dctP gene encoding TRAP transporter substrate-binding protein DctP: MIARLFAAILIALLAGCGPATEPDGGTVLTYASPYPPTHPFSRADIRWMEHVRQASGGQVRIKPYWAGALLSSDQSMAEIRHGVADIGLITPIYTRGGAHAQRAQAGFYGGVRSMAEQIAVYQCIAARFPALRDEVHGLRVLAVQPGNFPGILTRTRPVRSLTDLKGLRLRAPAENLEVLRELGADPVDMPMSDVYSALAKGVIDGVIAPADTLRSLHFAEVARFFTTLRVSRGAYPARAMSQRRWRRLPPAQQRLLADSERVWEAALIDEIDKAEQAGIAFGKAQGVTFLPIAPADQERFDILYNRNAAQIATALRRFGQDGTPIFLEAQRLITAGRAGSLPACASPPSHQGTP, from the coding sequence ATGATCGCCCGTCTGTTCGCCGCCATATTGATCGCGCTGCTCGCGGGCTGTGGCCCGGCCACTGAGCCCGATGGCGGCACGGTGCTGACCTATGCCAGCCCCTATCCGCCGACCCATCCTTTCAGCCGCGCCGACATCCGGTGGATGGAGCATGTGCGGCAGGCATCTGGCGGGCAGGTGCGGATCAAGCCCTACTGGGCGGGCGCTCTGCTCTCCAGCGACCAGAGCATGGCCGAGATCCGCCACGGTGTCGCCGATATCGGCCTGATCACGCCGATCTACACGCGGGGCGGTGCGCATGCCCAGCGCGCGCAGGCAGGCTTCTATGGCGGCGTGCGCTCGATGGCGGAGCAGATCGCGGTGTACCAATGCATCGCCGCGCGCTTCCCCGCACTGCGCGACGAGGTTCACGGCCTGCGCGTGCTGGCGGTGCAGCCGGGCAATTTTCCCGGCATCCTTACCCGCACCCGGCCAGTGCGCAGCCTTACCGACCTCAAGGGGCTGCGGCTGCGTGCGCCGGCCGAAAATCTGGAGGTGCTGCGCGAACTCGGGGCCGATCCGGTCGACATGCCGATGAGCGACGTCTATTCCGCGCTTGCCAAGGGCGTGATCGACGGCGTCATCGCCCCCGCTGATACGCTGCGGAGCCTTCACTTCGCGGAGGTCGCCCGCTTCTTCACCACGCTGCGGGTCAGCCGCGGTGCCTATCCGGCGCGGGCCATGTCGCAGCGGCGCTGGCGCAGGCTGCCGCCGGCGCAGCAGCGCCTGCTCGCCGACAGCGAGCGGGTGTGGGAGGCCGCACTGATCGACGAGATCGACAAGGCGGAGCAGGCCGGCATCGCCTTCGGCAAGGCGCAGGGTGTGACCTTCCTGCCGATCGCCCCTGCCGACCAGGAACGCTTCGACATCCTCTACAACCGCAACGCGGCCCAGATCGCCACTGCGCTGCGCCGGTTCGGGCAGGACGGCACCCCAATTTTCCTTGAGGCGCAGCGGCTGATCACAGCTGGCCGCGCGGGCAGCCTGCCCGCCTGCGCATCCCCTCCCTCGCACCAGGGTACCCCATGA
- a CDS encoding TonB-dependent receptor domain-containing protein, which translates to MSKLRQRPLLLATAATLAWSNGAAAQTAPETAQDAAAAAGPVTIGAQDALEQDIIVTGSRIRGAAPVGSTVIAVDRRAIEASGAVTTDRLLKEIPQVFDLGTSENSRGQSGGNSNITFGNAINIRGIGPYATLTILDGHRVVNNSRSVDPSIIPSLGLERVEVVADGASAVYGSDAIAGVVNLIPRRSLDGFETIARMGVAKNFHESQFGIAGGKTGNWGQVMVAYEHVFRSNLSGGDRDFFTSDQRRFGGRDFRSNQCDPGTLAVGGVNYAIPAGGVTPANAAALIPGTTNLCEGFRGQDLFPETRYDSVNGTFTVHLTDWLDAFGDGYFSKRRFRRLNGYTGATVTIPSTNAFFVRPAGTTGPETVQIRLDDLPNNESSGFTRSWQGAGGLRARFGGWEVQGQLIYGRSNDSSFTPNGINTPALNAALASSNPATAFDPYGQSRTSEAVLAAINDQVFDAPTLNRFTGAEATVNGTLFDLPGGGVKLAAGYERQELEVSLGIRRGAPTTPLTFRDFSRKVESGYAELFVPLFGADNAMPLLQRLEVSAAVRHDKYSDVGSTTNPKIGANWSPARGLVFRGSYGTSFRAPLFSQIYGNSSNIFVQPYADPALGGTIVQGAALSGGNTALRPEEAKTWSAGVDWDPLPNARISLTYWNVNYTGQVDSYLGDLAILSREGQFEGTGVILRGAEAAARVQQLLAQGITVARGVLPADPILFIDGRTQNLGRSNTSGIDLMANYTLETANAGIFSLNANATYLTRYRAAITPTGTLVDRRNTVFNPLKFKGRGSLNWQYEGVNTRLTVTHVGGYDNNTLPNGGIQKVDSYTVVDLGLTFNVGDPQATRFFDGGFSISFDALNLLDRKPPFLDFAPTVNGSGGYDATVANPIGREIAVTVRKRF; encoded by the coding sequence ATGTCCAAGCTTCGTCAGCGCCCTCTGCTCCTCGCCACCGCCGCCACGCTCGCCTGGAGCAACGGCGCCGCCGCACAGACCGCGCCGGAAACGGCACAGGATGCGGCTGCAGCCGCTGGCCCGGTCACCATCGGCGCGCAGGACGCGCTGGAACAGGATATCATCGTCACCGGCAGCCGCATCCGCGGCGCCGCGCCGGTCGGTTCGACCGTGATCGCCGTCGATCGCCGCGCCATCGAAGCGTCCGGCGCGGTCACCACCGATCGTCTGCTCAAGGAGATTCCGCAGGTCTTCGACCTCGGCACCTCGGAGAATTCGCGGGGCCAGTCGGGCGGCAACAGCAACATCACCTTCGGCAACGCGATCAACATCCGCGGCATCGGGCCCTACGCGACGCTGACGATCCTCGACGGGCACCGGGTTGTGAACAACAGCCGGTCGGTCGACCCCTCGATCATTCCGTCTCTCGGCCTCGAGCGCGTCGAGGTCGTCGCCGACGGTGCATCGGCCGTCTACGGCTCGGACGCGATCGCCGGCGTGGTCAACCTGATCCCGCGCCGTAGCCTCGACGGTTTCGAGACGATTGCCCGGATGGGCGTGGCCAAGAATTTCCACGAGAGCCAGTTCGGCATTGCCGGCGGCAAGACCGGCAATTGGGGCCAGGTCATGGTCGCCTATGAGCATGTCTTCCGCAGCAACCTCTCAGGCGGCGACCGGGACTTCTTCACCAGCGATCAGCGCCGCTTCGGCGGTCGTGATTTCCGCTCGAACCAGTGCGATCCCGGCACGCTGGCAGTCGGGGGCGTGAACTACGCCATTCCAGCCGGGGGCGTCACCCCGGCCAATGCCGCAGCGCTCATTCCGGGCACGACCAACCTCTGCGAGGGGTTTCGCGGCCAGGACCTGTTCCCGGAAACCCGCTACGACAGCGTCAACGGCACCTTCACCGTGCATCTGACGGACTGGCTCGATGCGTTCGGCGACGGATATTTCTCCAAGCGCCGCTTCCGCCGCCTCAACGGCTATACCGGCGCAACCGTGACCATTCCGTCGACCAACGCCTTCTTCGTGCGGCCGGCGGGCACCACCGGTCCGGAGACGGTCCAGATCCGGCTCGACGACCTCCCCAACAACGAGAGTTCCGGCTTTACCCGCAGCTGGCAGGGCGCCGGCGGCCTTCGCGCGCGGTTCGGCGGCTGGGAAGTTCAGGGCCAACTGATCTACGGCCGCTCGAACGACAGTTCCTTCACGCCGAACGGAATCAACACGCCCGCGCTCAATGCCGCGCTGGCAAGCAGCAATCCGGCGACCGCCTTCGATCCCTACGGCCAGAGCCGGACGTCCGAGGCGGTGCTCGCCGCGATCAACGACCAGGTGTTCGACGCCCCGACGCTCAACCGCTTCACCGGCGCGGAAGCGACGGTCAACGGGACACTGTTCGACTTGCCCGGCGGCGGCGTGAAGCTGGCGGCGGGCTATGAGCGACAGGAACTGGAGGTATCGCTCGGCATTCGCCGCGGCGCGCCGACCACCCCCCTCACCTTCCGCGACTTCAGCCGCAAGGTCGAATCCGGCTATGCCGAGTTGTTCGTGCCATTGTTCGGGGCCGACAATGCGATGCCATTGCTCCAGAGGCTCGAAGTCAGCGCGGCAGTCCGGCACGACAAATATAGCGACGTCGGATCGACTACCAATCCCAAGATCGGCGCCAACTGGTCGCCGGCCCGCGGGCTCGTGTTCCGTGGCAGCTACGGCACCTCGTTCCGCGCGCCGCTGTTCTCCCAGATCTACGGCAACAGCTCGAACATCTTCGTCCAGCCCTATGCCGATCCGGCACTCGGCGGCACGATCGTGCAGGGCGCGGCGCTTTCCGGCGGCAACACGGCGCTCAGGCCCGAGGAAGCGAAAACCTGGTCGGCGGGCGTCGACTGGGATCCGCTGCCCAATGCGAGGATCAGCCTGACCTATTGGAACGTCAACTACACGGGCCAGGTCGACAGCTATCTCGGTGACCTCGCGATTCTCAGTCGCGAAGGACAGTTCGAAGGCACCGGCGTCATCCTTCGCGGCGCGGAGGCGGCGGCGCGGGTGCAGCAGTTGCTGGCGCAGGGCATCACGGTGGCACGCGGCGTTCTACCCGCCGATCCCATCCTTTTCATCGACGGCCGGACGCAGAATCTGGGACGCTCCAACACCAGCGGCATCGACCTCATGGCGAACTACACGCTGGAAACCGCCAACGCCGGCATCTTTTCGCTCAACGCGAATGCGACCTACCTCACCCGCTACCGCGCGGCGATCACGCCCACCGGTACGCTCGTCGATCGTCGCAACACGGTCTTCAACCCGCTGAAATTCAAGGGCCGTGGAAGCCTGAACTGGCAATATGAGGGGGTGAACACCCGCCTTACCGTCACCCATGTCGGCGGCTACGACAACAACACGCTGCCGAACGGCGGCATCCAGAAAGTCGACAGCTACACCGTCGTCGACCTGGGTCTGACCTTCAACGTCGGTGATCCGCAGGCCACGCGCTTCTTCGATGGCGGCTTCAGCATTTCGTTCGACGCGCTCAACCTGCTGGACAGGAAACCGCCCTTCCTGGATTTCGCCCCGACCGTGAACGGCAGCGGCGGCTATGACGCGACGGTCGCCAATCCGATCGGTCGCGAGATCGCAGTTACCGTGCGCAAGCGGTTCTGA